The nucleotide sequence CCCCTTCCTCGCCGGCGCCGTGGTGCTCCGCCAGGGTCAGTCAGCGTCGTGACCGGCGTTTCACCAAACACCTTGCCTGCATTGCGCTGCAGGTATCTGAAGAGGGTGGATGACGCGGTGTCTGAGGCGAGGGAGCTATGCGCACCAGGTTTGTCTTGCACTCCCCCAGTCCTAGAACAAATCTAGAAATGCTAACGTTCCATTGGTGGTTAATGAGCAATTAATTACTTGCGATTGCAACAAAGCAAATTAGTTTGTGATGTGTTCATGTCTATCTGGATGAAGGTTTTGGTATATAGGATACTAAGTATACCCCGCGTGTTGCCACGGGATCTTCTTAAAAATAAATCTGTTATATACATAACATTACTATAGGTATTCTGTATAATGTGTATACATCTATATGAATTTGacttgcatgttattttattgtatgacaaaagggtaccacagaagctaaaagacaagttttataggacggcgattagacctgctatgttgtatggtgcagaatgttggcctacgaaaagacgacatattcaacagctaagtgtcgcggaaatgcgtatgttgcgttggatttgcggtcatataagaagggatcgagttcggaacgatgatatacgtgagagattaggggtagcgccaattgaagaaaagcttgtccaacaccggttgagatggtttggacatgtgcaacggagacctccagatgcaccggtgcgtagtggaatcctaagtcaggatagtaacgtgaagagaggcagaggaagaccgaagttgacttgggtagaggcaataaaaggagacttgaaaggatggaatatacccaaagacttagccttagataggagtgcttggaagacagctattcacgtgcctgaaccttgattgcttctgttgggtttcaactctagcctatcctaacttgtttgggacttaaaggctttgttgttgttgttgttgttgtagatcTAGTAAAAAATCGGCAAGCTAATTGAAGAAAAACCAATAAAATATTTGATTGCATTATAGAGGAATGGGTGATGAAACAAATAGCGTATGTAGATGACTTGTATGTTAATAGATTAAAGATTTAAAGTATTTCACATGATAGAGATGACATGgatattttttttaattaataaGTGGAGAATGATGTGGACACCTTGCATGATGAGATAGAACATTTAGTGATGTCACTTAGTGGGGAATGATGTGGACACCTTGCATGAAGAGAGAAATCATCTAATGGGTTTTAACTTTATAAGAGTTATAGATGCCGTTGAACAGTCGAAGGCCATACATTACCTACTCAAATTTACTTGCTAACAATGCAAGTGATAAGCTGTTGAACAACATGAAATTAAGAAGATTATACCCTTTGCTACTTGCAGGTAGGAAGATATCATTGATAGGGCATTCAGCTGGGGGCTGGCTCGCGCGCGTGTACATGGCGGAGTTTGATGCTTCCGACATAAGTTTACTGCTCACCCTTGGCACTCCTCACTTGTATGGTTTCTTTTCACACGCTTGTTGTGTGCTTGTACTTAGAGTCTGATGGTGGTCATCCTTTCCTTTTCCTCAATCATGTTTGAAGTGAACTAGTCTATGATTAATGGCTTAATGTTTATGCTGGTGTTTCTTCTAAAACAATGGGTGTGGTTCTTATCTTGTGCATAGGAAACTGAAGAAAGTTGACTTTACTACTCCCTGTTTGTACCATTGGTAGACAGTATGCTAGGTTAAAGATCGCCCAACCATCTTTCTCCCATTTATACCTCTGCAGCTATACACAATCTAGCTGTAAATGAAACTATTGAATGTTAGTAACTCCTGCAAGGCTAGAATTGCCACTCGATATCATGTTAGAAATATTGAAAAGCATAGTTTCGAAATCAAATGCAGAACGTACCTTTGTTTTATTTGAGTTTGACCTCTTTCGCCTTAATTTTCTCTAATCATTAGGCCTCCTCCAAAAGGTGTACCTGGGGTAATTGATCAGACTAGAGGACTACTGAACTACGTCGAGAAGAATTGTGCTCCAGCAGTTTATACGCCAGAATTAAGATATGTGTGCATTGCTGGAAGGTACCTTTCTTCAGGCTAGGATTTCAGGGTCTTGCTGCTTCCACATTGATTCACTATTAAACTTTTTTTGGTTTGGATTACATTGTTACCCTGAGGATGCATAACTGCTGAAGCAAACCTAGTATTATGTTCGGGAATGCTGGTGTTATCAGTGTTAACTTCATCAAAGAAAGATAATTTAAGTCAAGCTGGCTGATTTTTAGGTTGGCTAAACTTGTCAATTCGTCCTGAAGTTTAGTCCCCATAGAATATACATTTTTCTGATTTTGATGTTTGAATAAATGAGATAGGTGCAGTGGTGTTATCTGTGTTAACTTCATCAAAGAAAGAGGATTTAAAAAGTCAAGCTGGCAGATTTTTTTGGTTGGCTAAACTTGTCAATTCGTCCTTAAGTTTAGTCCCCATAGAACATACATTTTTCTGATTTTGATGTTTTAACAAATGAGATAGGTGCATATTCCAGCATGTCCTTGTCTTATGACCACATACGTTCATGTGTCATACCATCTCTTTATTGTATCGCAGGTACATTCAAGGTGCTCCTCTTCTGGGGAACTCTGCAGCTGCTTCCGATGAGATCCTTGCAGTTGACACCCCTTCAGAAGGAGGTGAGGCTGTTATTATGAGTAGCAATGACAAATCTACTCCGTCAAGTGTCACGTGGAGAGCCCGGTTCGTCGGGCAAGGGTACAAACAGGTAAAACTGTAAAACACTTCATTTCTGTGGGGAGGGAGGATTTTATGGTTCAGCTAAGATAATTTGCGAATCAATTGCGAAACAAAACCATTTGACATCAAATTCACAACTAGGTTTGCGGCCGAGCGGATGTGTGGGGTGACGGCGTTGTTCCTGAAATGGCAGCGCATCTGGAGGGAGCACTGAACGTAAGCTTTGACGGCGTGTACCATTCTCCTGTAGGCTCTGATGATGAACAAAGGCCCTGGTATGGCTCTCCGGCAATCCTCAAGCAGTGGGTGCATCACCTTCTCACCTGAGATGGCATACAAGAGCTAGCTGCCAGAACAGAAACTGGAATGTGTCCTACATCTGGCATGCCACCAGGCCCACCAAAGGGGAACTTTTTCTCGGCCTAAAATTGAGGGGCATGATATATAGCATAGTAAATCCTGAAGGGGGCAATTGTGTGTTGTCAGCTTCTGTAGACAATTTAACCTGGGGGCAATTGTGTTGTCAGCTTCTGTAGATATTTTAACCTGAGGTCATTTTGTCCAGAATAATTGGACATGGTATATTTCACTCCTTTGTCAACGCATCAGACAACTAGAATTTCTTACTGTATGTATAGCGTATTGCATTCCTATTGTATGTATAGCGTGCGTATTGCATCGGTCTATGTATTGAGGATACTTCAATTCCTCTGTTAACCAAAAGCTCTCAAAAGATCAAAGAATATTTTGTAAGCAACAGAACTATAACTCGCAGAGTCAATATAGCCATCTGCAGCTGGTTTGTTTATCCAGGCATCCAGCGATGACAACAAAGTGCCAGCGAAACAACAGAGCACACCGGCGTAAACAAGCACATAACAGGCTGCAAACTGAGTAGAACTCTAAAGAACGCAATGCCACGCATGGGAACATAACGCTAGATCACGAATCAAAGATAGGGATGAACGTGGACTAAGAAGACTTGCCATTAGCAGACTAAACATTTCCCACATCAATGTGCACGCTGGTGCCCTCGCAGAATAGCAAGAGCAACGGAAACACTGGGAATCCTTTTTACATGCATCGCACCCCAAACCCAACTGCTGAACAAAGTCTGAAGTCTTAATGCCATCACACGATTTCGGCTTAACTAGTGGGACCTGGACTTAACATGGATCACAAAAGAGGCCATCCAAATAAAGTCGTAGACTAAAGCGCTATCGCTGGCTCCATGGACTGCTTGCTAGTTCTTCAGGAAATGAGGGACCAGTAGCTTCGAGATCTCCATCATCCCGATCCTGTCCCTCCCACCAAACAAGCTTTTGAGTGTCGCATCACAGTTGATCTCACTTTTCTTGGCTGGGTCCTGCAAACCATGAAGAGTTTTTCATTAGTTCAGGACACAAAAGTGTTTGATGCAGACAACTATAGTACCTTGGTATAACAAGGCAGCTAGTGTAAGCAAGTTACAGAGTGCACAAACTAACAAAGAAGCAAGGAGGCTAACAGGCCATACTAATTTATTTTTCTGTGGCAAGTAGAAGTAACACAGAGGAATTGCTATAAAAGTGCTTCATCAATACACAAACACAGGTCATTAGTCCAATCTTGCCTTCAAGATCATATATCACAACAACAAAGTACAATATTAAGTCAAATAAGTATCTACAGCTTACTTTAGAAGGCGCATCTGAACATACAAAATACATTATACCTGTCAAGTAATGATATGCTGCAATTAGATAATTCTGATCTCAGAACACACCTCCACAATGCACTCAAACTTGAGTGTCAGGATATTAATAAAAATGTGACTCTGTTTCTTAAAACTTTTCAGGTAATAGATCCACTGAAGAGTTGGAAGAGAACAGCACCAAAAAATCAACAGCAGCACACCACGGTTTGTTATTTGTCAAAGCGCACACAAATACTACGCCTCAACAAATCATGAGACATAGTAACGAAGTTTGAACTGATTGTACCAAAGGACACCATATGAATCATGAACTGTAATTAACTATTCACCAGTCACCAAAAACACAAACCAGAGAACTGACTCGCTGAAATCACCAACGCTTCTGACCTACTACTAGAAAGGATGTCCTGAACTTTTTAGGGTTGCCCCAACACACTAGGATAAAAAAAGCAAAAACGGGGTACAGGAACAGGATGGCGACCACCTTTGTCAAATACGTCATCACTAGGCGCACTGGACTTCCCTTTCCAAAACTCAAAATCCCAACCTTGACAATAGATTCGGTAGCTGGGGCGAAACCCTAACCTAACCCCACCGAAATGGATTtcctcacccccccccccccccccccccccaaaaaaaatcaCAATCCATCCTACTATATAATACAAAGAAACTACATTAGTTTCTAGCACATCACGAAACGACAGATTAAACGACACAGTCAAAAGCGAGAGGCTCTAGAACCGACCGACAGGGACAGGAGGGGCGAGAGGATGGTGAGAGCGACGCGCTACCTGGAGGCCGTGGGCCTTGATGTGGGCCcagacgagcttgacggcctcggAGCGTGCAACCTCGGGCGCGCCGCCGGCGAACCTGCGGAACTCTTCGGAGACGGGCAGCGGCTTCGTGATCCCGGTCAGCGTCCTCGGCTTCGTGGACGCCGCCTTGGTCCGCTTcttggtcgccgccgccgctgccgcgcctgCCTTCTTGGCCCCCGCCGCCgtgcccgccgcgcccgccgctggGGACATCAGGAAGAGAGACCCGCGGAAAACCCTAGCTACCGCCGCCATCTCCGTGGGGGTTCTCCTCGCACGCGCGCTCGTTTCGAGGATTGGATGGAGGGGAGCGAGGCGAGGAAGGTTTTGGGGAGGTTTAGGGTTACGGATTAGAGCGGCCTCCCCCGGCTAACCAACCCTTTTTGTATTTGGGGAGAGTGGAGAACAAGGAAGAGGAACGAAGGAAAACTAAGGGCCCGTTTGGATTGGAGTATTTTCACAGGAACTTTTAAGGAAACCAGTTCCTTTGGATGACGTCAGGCGGCGTTTGGAACGCAGGAACGCTCGTTTCAGTTCCAAAGGAAAGGTTCAGTTCCCTTCACAAAACGTAGGAAAAAATACATCTAGTCTGAGCTCTGGTTTCACATAAGACCGAGGCAAAATAACGTAGAGGAGATAAACAAAAGAGCACTAGCTCATTTCTTGATACTGCTGTTGTCCAAATGCATGGATCATTTGTCTAACGCCTACGGTGCTGATtattataataaaaaaatattgttAAAGTGGTATTAATGGTCTAACTGAAACTTTTggttcctccattccaaacactCATTCCCATAAAATTCCTACGTTTTTCAATCCTCTGTTTTCAACCTCTACTCACTttctattcctgtgttttttttcattcctatgttttttattcctgcgttccaaacaggcccaagGTTTTTACATCTAGGACCTTGTGCTTGTTTGGATTTAGCACCAATTTCTTTCTGCAGGTGGGTCCCTCCACTCCAAATGGTGGATTGGTCATTGGTGTGGTGGTACGAGCAACGGCAAAGCACTCAGCAGCGGCAAATTAGGAGGTTTTTATGGAATTTATTATCACGCGAGTTTGAACAAATATCCCACTTTTCCAACACAAACATAAAATGTGGGTACTCACTTCGGGCCTGTTTTGAAGAGCTCCAAAAATTTGAAGCTACAGCTATTTGCAGATTGAGGCTCATTGGTCAAGTTAATCTTTTTCTTAATTTCAAATGAACTAATTTCCTGTGAAAATGGACTAATTTAGGCACCCTTTTGGTTGTTTCCATTTTTCCGTAAAAATGAACTAATTTCTTAAACTTCCAGGGGAATTTCAAAATTCTTTGAAACTATGGGGGCATGACCCCCGGTACCCGCAAGGCTTCACATGGgccgagccgctaggggaggcccagTCCACAAGACTATGCATGGGTCTCGCCACTGGTCGAGACCCAGCTCGCAAGACAACGCCACGCGAAGTACGCCGCAGGACGACGTGCTTCACAGGGCAACGTAAAGATCCTCGGTGATCTACAAAATctattcggatatgatagatattatacgaTTTGTAACTTTctatcttgtaaaccgatcagAATGGAAATATCCGATCTATAATCCTacccccaagctatataaggcgggtagggacccctcgTTTTCATCTAATCATACGCAATACAATCCATGAAGACAagaacgtagggtattacgtcgagctgacgacctgaacctgtctaaatcgttgtcacttgcgttctgtgtcaccatccagttccctcatgcgcacctccaccgattcatctactaccgtgggcatacccctcggtagactgctggccagatttcatcgacagtggcccGCCAGGTAGGGGGTGCACGTGCTGA is from Miscanthus floridulus cultivar M001 chromosome 7, ASM1932011v1, whole genome shotgun sequence and encodes:
- the LOC136466588 gene encoding uncharacterized protein isoform X2, encoding MAQGLGNNTGDYARLAAALRDDHGLPAAVVARVTRPDWLRNAAGLADASYWRGTLRPRPVLDWYLKRVDDAVSEARELCAPGRKISLIGHSAGGWLARVYMAEFDASDISLLLTLGTPHLPPPKGVPGVIDQTRGLLNYVEKNCAPAVYTPELRYVCIAGRYIQGAPLLGNSAAASDEILAVDTPSEGGEAVIMSSNDKSTPSSVTWRARFVGQGYKQVCGRADVWGDGVVPEMAAHLEGALNVSFDGVYHSPVGSDDEQRPWYGSPAILKQWVHHLLT
- the LOC136466588 gene encoding uncharacterized protein isoform X1 → MLPLISPQRPGAARLRAIANAGATASATARPAVILPGLGNNTGDYARLAAALRDDHGLPAAVVARVTRPDWLRNAAGLADASYWRGTLRPRPVLDWYLKRVDDAVSEARELCAPGRKISLIGHSAGGWLARVYMAEFDASDISLLLTLGTPHLPPPKGVPGVIDQTRGLLNYVEKNCAPAVYTPELRYVCIAGRYIQGAPLLGNSAAASDEILAVDTPSEGGEAVIMSSNDKSTPSSVTWRARFVGQGYKQVCGRADVWGDGVVPEMAAHLEGALNVSFDGVYHSPVGSDDEQRPWYGSPAILKQWVHHLLT
- the LOC136466589 gene encoding protein TRI1-like; translated protein: MAAVARVFRGSLFLMSPAAGAAGTAAGAKKAGAAAAAATKKRTKAASTKPRTLTGITKPLPVSEEFRRFAGGAPEVARSEAVKLVWAHIKAHGLQDPAKKSEINCDATLKSLFGGRDRIGMMEISKLLVPHFLKN